The Oryctolagus cuniculus chromosome 5, mOryCun1.1, whole genome shotgun sequence genome includes a region encoding these proteins:
- the TAF8 gene encoding transcription initiation factor TFIID subunit 8 isoform X3 yields MADTAAAAGAGGSGTRSGSKQSTNPADNYHLARRRTLQVVVSSLLTEAGFESAEKASVETLTEMLQSYISEIGRSAKSYCEHTARTQPTLSDIVVTLVEMGFNVDTLPAYAKRSQRMVITAPPVTNQPVTPKALTAGQNRPHPPHIPSHFPEFPDPHTYIKTPTYREPVSDYQVLREKAASQRRDVERALTRFMAKTGETQSLFKDDVSTFPLIAARPFTIPYLTALLPSELEMQQMEETDSSEQDEQTDTENLALHISTARAEATS; encoded by the exons ATGGCCGACACGGCGGCCGCTGCCGGGGCTGGCGGCTCCGGAACG AGGTCGGGGAGCAAACAGTCCACCAACCCTGCCGACAACTACCACCTGGCCCGGAGGAGAACCCTGCAGGTGGTCGTGAGCTCTCTGCTGACGGAGGCCGGGTTTGAGAGCGCAGAGAAGGCGTCCGTGGAAACCCTGACGGAGATGCTGCAGAGCT ACATCTCAGAGATTGGGAGGAGTGCCAAGTCTTACTGTGAGCACACAGCCCGGACTCAGCCCACGCTGTCGGATATTGTGGTCACGCTCGTGGAGATGG GTTTCAACGTGGACACTCTCCCTGCCTACGCGAAACGGTCTCAGAGGATGGTCATCACTGCCC CTCCAGTGACCAATCAGCCAGTGACCCCCAAGGCCCTCACCGCAGGGCAGAACCGACCCCACCCACCGCACATCCCCAGCCACTTTCCGGAGTTCCCCGATCCCCACACCTACATCAAAACCCCG ACCTACCGGGAGCCTGTGTCAGACTACCAGGTGCTGCGGGAGAAGGCTGCATCGCAGAGGCGCGACGTGGAGCGGGCGCTCACCCGGTTCATGGCCAAGACAGGCGAGACCCAGAGCCTTTTCAAAGATGACGTCAGCACGTTCCCAC TGATTGCCGCCAGACCTTTCACCATCCCCTACCTGACCGCTCTTCTGCCGTCGGAGCTGGAGatgcagcaaatggaagagacgGATTCCTCGGAACAGGATGAGCAGACGGACACCGAGAACCTGGCGCTTCACATCAGCACG
- the TAF8 gene encoding transcription initiation factor TFIID subunit 8 isoform X1, whose translation MADTAAAAGAGGSGTRSGSKQSTNPADNYHLARRRTLQVVVSSLLTEAGFESAEKASVETLTEMLQSYISEIGRSAKSYCEHTARTQPTLSDIVVTLVEMGFNVDTLPAYAKRSQRMVITAPPVTNQPVTPKALTAGQNRPHPPHIPSHFPEFPDPHTYIKTPTYREPVSDYQVLREKAASQRRDVERALTRFMAKTGETQSLFKDDVSTFPLIAARPFTIPYLTALLPSELEMQQMEETDSSEQDEQTDTENLALHISTDDSGAEKENASVLQQAPSLPGSRNGEENVIDNPYLRPVKKPKIRRKKLGLKQLPNSECDLIVPSCKWAQLARG comes from the exons ATGGCCGACACGGCGGCCGCTGCCGGGGCTGGCGGCTCCGGAACG AGGTCGGGGAGCAAACAGTCCACCAACCCTGCCGACAACTACCACCTGGCCCGGAGGAGAACCCTGCAGGTGGTCGTGAGCTCTCTGCTGACGGAGGCCGGGTTTGAGAGCGCAGAGAAGGCGTCCGTGGAAACCCTGACGGAGATGCTGCAGAGCT ACATCTCAGAGATTGGGAGGAGTGCCAAGTCTTACTGTGAGCACACAGCCCGGACTCAGCCCACGCTGTCGGATATTGTGGTCACGCTCGTGGAGATGG GTTTCAACGTGGACACTCTCCCTGCCTACGCGAAACGGTCTCAGAGGATGGTCATCACTGCCC CTCCAGTGACCAATCAGCCAGTGACCCCCAAGGCCCTCACCGCAGGGCAGAACCGACCCCACCCACCGCACATCCCCAGCCACTTTCCGGAGTTCCCCGATCCCCACACCTACATCAAAACCCCG ACCTACCGGGAGCCTGTGTCAGACTACCAGGTGCTGCGGGAGAAGGCTGCATCGCAGAGGCGCGACGTGGAGCGGGCGCTCACCCGGTTCATGGCCAAGACAGGCGAGACCCAGAGCCTTTTCAAAGATGACGTCAGCACGTTCCCAC TGATTGCCGCCAGACCTTTCACCATCCCCTACCTGACCGCTCTTCTGCCGTCGGAGCTGGAGatgcagcaaatggaagagacgGATTCCTCGGAACAGGATGAGCAGACGGACACCGAGAACCTGGCGCTTCACATCAGCACG GATGATTCTGGAGCTGAGAAGGAAAACGCGTCTGTGCTGCAGCAGGCCCCCTCCTTGCCGGGCAGCCGGAACGGGGAGGAGAATGTCATCGACAACCCCTACCTGCGCCCTGTGAAGAAGCCCAAGATCCGCAGGAAGAA
- the TAF8 gene encoding transcription initiation factor TFIID subunit 8 isoform X2: protein MADTAAAAGAGGSGTRSGSKQSTNPADNYHLARRRTLQVVVSSLLTEAGFESAEKASVETLTEMLQSYISEIGRSAKSYCEHTARTQPTLSDIVVTLVEMGFNVDTLPAYAKRSQRMVITAPPVTNQPVTPKALTAGQNRPHPPHIPSHFPEFPDPHTYIKTPTYREPVSDYQVLREKAASQRRDVERALTRFMAKTGETQSLFKDDVSTFPLIAARPFTIPYLTALLPSELEMQQMEETDSSEQDEQTDTENLALHISTDDSGAEKENASVLQQAPSLPGSRNGEENVIDNPYLRPVKKPKIRRKKSLS from the exons ATGGCCGACACGGCGGCCGCTGCCGGGGCTGGCGGCTCCGGAACG AGGTCGGGGAGCAAACAGTCCACCAACCCTGCCGACAACTACCACCTGGCCCGGAGGAGAACCCTGCAGGTGGTCGTGAGCTCTCTGCTGACGGAGGCCGGGTTTGAGAGCGCAGAGAAGGCGTCCGTGGAAACCCTGACGGAGATGCTGCAGAGCT ACATCTCAGAGATTGGGAGGAGTGCCAAGTCTTACTGTGAGCACACAGCCCGGACTCAGCCCACGCTGTCGGATATTGTGGTCACGCTCGTGGAGATGG GTTTCAACGTGGACACTCTCCCTGCCTACGCGAAACGGTCTCAGAGGATGGTCATCACTGCCC CTCCAGTGACCAATCAGCCAGTGACCCCCAAGGCCCTCACCGCAGGGCAGAACCGACCCCACCCACCGCACATCCCCAGCCACTTTCCGGAGTTCCCCGATCCCCACACCTACATCAAAACCCCG ACCTACCGGGAGCCTGTGTCAGACTACCAGGTGCTGCGGGAGAAGGCTGCATCGCAGAGGCGCGACGTGGAGCGGGCGCTCACCCGGTTCATGGCCAAGACAGGCGAGACCCAGAGCCTTTTCAAAGATGACGTCAGCACGTTCCCAC TGATTGCCGCCAGACCTTTCACCATCCCCTACCTGACCGCTCTTCTGCCGTCGGAGCTGGAGatgcagcaaatggaagagacgGATTCCTCGGAACAGGATGAGCAGACGGACACCGAGAACCTGGCGCTTCACATCAGCACG GATGATTCTGGAGCTGAGAAGGAAAACGCGTCTGTGCTGCAGCAGGCCCCCTCCTTGCCGGGCAGCCGGAACGGGGAGGAGAATGTCATCGACAACCCCTACCTGCGCCCTGTGAAGAAGCCCAAGATCCGCAGGAAGAA GTCCCTCTCGTGA